Proteins from a single region of Myxococcales bacterium:
- the mnmA gene encoding tRNA 2-thiouridine(34) synthase MnmA, whose amino-acid sequence MNRSESPTVLVAMSGGVDSTVAAALLREQGYHVVGATLRLHDLTPPGAAAACGDPSGVAAAEQAAKFLGIEHRVIDGRDRFREAVLKASWDDYANGRTPNPCTWCNRELKFGFLWETARDLGAAMIATGHYARLVPGEGAVELYRGRDPQKDQSYFLFALTAEQRARSLLPLGEYTKPEVRELARRLGVANAERTESQDACFASGDEIFAEDLRRFFQAPGRAGTIVDESRRILGRHEGLHRFTIGQRQGLGVALGKRAWVERIDAADATVVVTTDPERLRASGLVAAPVCWSREPWVGPCEVQIRYRHKASPARIEMADAATAVVRFNQPLRAVTPGQAAVFYDGDRVIGGGWIREALVGAE is encoded by the coding sequence ATGAACCGAAGTGAATCGCCGACCGTGCTGGTCGCCATGAGCGGCGGCGTGGACAGCACGGTCGCCGCGGCGCTGCTGCGCGAACAGGGCTACCACGTCGTCGGCGCGACCCTGCGCCTGCACGATCTCACCCCACCCGGCGCGGCGGCCGCCTGCGGCGACCCGTCCGGCGTGGCGGCGGCGGAACAAGCGGCAAAATTCCTGGGCATCGAGCATCGGGTGATCGACGGCCGCGACCGCTTTCGCGAGGCCGTGCTCAAGGCCAGTTGGGACGATTACGCGAACGGCCGGACGCCCAACCCGTGCACCTGGTGCAACCGCGAACTCAAGTTCGGTTTCCTGTGGGAAACGGCCCGCGACCTGGGCGCGGCAATGATCGCGACCGGCCATTACGCCCGCCTCGTGCCGGGCGAAGGCGCCGTCGAACTGTATCGCGGCCGCGACCCGCAGAAGGATCAATCGTATTTTCTGTTCGCGCTGACCGCCGAGCAGCGGGCCCGCTCGCTGTTGCCGCTGGGCGAATACACCAAGCCCGAGGTGCGCGAACTGGCCCGCCGCCTGGGCGTGGCCAACGCCGAGCGGACCGAGAGCCAGGACGCCTGTTTCGCCTCCGGTGACGAAATTTTCGCCGAGGATCTGCGCCGCTTTTTTCAGGCGCCGGGCCGCGCCGGAACGATCGTGGATGAAAGCCGGCGGATTTTAGGCCGGCACGAAGGCCTGCACCGCTTCACGATCGGCCAACGGCAGGGTTTGGGCGTCGCCCTGGGAAAACGGGCCTGGGTCGAGCGGATCGACGCGGCCGACGCAACGGTGGTTGTCACGACCGATCCTGAACGGTTGCGGGCGAGCGGTCTGGTCGCCGCGCCGGTGTGCTGGTCGCGCGAACCCTGGGTCGGCCCTTGCGAAGTGCAGATCCGCTACCGGCACAAAGCGTCGCCCGCCCGGATCGAGATGGCGGATGCCGCGACCGCCGTGGTACGCTTCAATCAACCCTTGCGAGCGGTGACGCCCGGCCAAGCGGCGGTGTTCTACGACGGTGACCGCGTCATCGGAGGCGGCTGGATTCGGGAAGCGCTCGTCGGCGCCGAATGA
- a CDS encoding HesA/MoeB/ThiF family protein encodes MPSDRYQAQEKWRFWGPEGQDKLRRARVLIVGCGGLGGHQANLLARAGVGFLRLIDADQPDLSNLHRQILFDETDLDSPDGKAIIAAERLRWVNSEISIEGVEARFSAANADSWIKDVDLVLDASDNFPTRFALNRACVARKKPWIYGGVVGATGMALNIFPGAGPCLQCLYPEEPPADQIPTSQNTGIVNTAPAIIAALQVNEAFKILLGDPAVTRELVQIDLWQLSFAATRIARSEQCPVCGKL; translated from the coding sequence ATGCCAAGCGATCGCTATCAAGCCCAGGAAAAATGGCGGTTCTGGGGCCCGGAGGGCCAGGATAAGCTGCGCCGGGCGCGCGTGCTGATCGTCGGTTGCGGCGGTCTGGGCGGCCATCAGGCCAACCTGCTGGCGCGGGCCGGCGTCGGCTTTTTACGGCTCATCGACGCCGACCAACCGGACCTGAGCAACCTGCACCGGCAAATCCTGTTCGACGAAACGGACCTGGATTCGCCCGACGGCAAGGCCATCATCGCCGCCGAGCGCTTGCGGTGGGTCAACTCGGAAATTTCCATCGAAGGCGTCGAAGCCCGCTTCTCGGCCGCCAACGCCGATTCGTGGATCAAGGACGTCGATCTGGTCCTCGACGCTTCCGACAACTTTCCGACCCGCTTCGCCCTCAACCGCGCCTGCGTCGCCCGGAAGAAGCCCTGGATCTACGGCGGCGTGGTCGGAGCGACGGGCATGGCGCTCAATATCTTCCCGGGCGCAGGCCCCTGCCTGCAATGCCTTTACCCGGAGGAGCCGCCGGCCGATCAAATTCCGACCAGCCAAAACACGGGAATCGTCAACACCGCTCCGGCGATCATCGCCGCGCTGCAGGTCAACGAAGCCTTCAAAATCCTCTTGGGCGACCCCGCGGTGACCCGCGAACTGGTGCAGATCGATCTGTGGCAGCTTTCCTTCGCCGCGACGCGGATCGCGCGCAGCGAACAGTGCCCGGTTTGCGGAAAACTCTAG
- the larE gene encoding ATP-dependent sacrificial sulfur transferase LarE — protein MSADYQRLIAHLRDYKRAAIAFSGGVDSSLLLAAAKDALGDEVLALIGVSPTLPQRELREAQALCDTLKVRYQLVQTAEMDDPHYRANSDRRCYYCKKYLYQAFLQAARNHDYSTVLEGSNRDDLSDYRPGMEALRELGIRSPFVELNIGKEQIRQMARERGLTVWDKPAAACLASRIPYGEPIDAEKLARIERAEDSLHDLGFRQVRARDHGGLVRIEAAPEDLPKLLDPAKREAVVTAMKSAGYLYVSLDLQGYRRGAMNEALPPAENDEPK, from the coding sequence ATGTCGGCTGATTATCAACGATTGATCGCGCATTTGCGCGATTACAAAAGGGCCGCGATCGCCTTTTCGGGAGGCGTGGACTCGTCGTTGCTGTTGGCGGCGGCGAAAGACGCCCTGGGCGACGAGGTTTTAGCGCTGATCGGCGTTTCGCCGACCCTGCCGCAACGTGAATTGCGGGAGGCGCAGGCGCTTTGCGACACCCTCAAGGTTCGTTATCAACTGGTGCAAACAGCCGAAATGGACGATCCGCATTATCGGGCCAACTCCGATCGGCGCTGCTACTATTGTAAAAAATATTTGTACCAGGCCTTCTTGCAGGCCGCCCGAAACCACGATTATTCGACCGTTCTCGAAGGCAGTAATCGCGACGATTTGAGCGACTACCGTCCGGGGATGGAAGCGCTGCGCGAACTGGGCATCCGCTCGCCGTTCGTCGAACTGAACATCGGCAAGGAGCAAATCCGCCAAATGGCCCGCGAGCGCGGCCTGACGGTGTGGGACAAACCCGCGGCGGCCTGCCTGGCTTCGCGCATCCCTTACGGCGAGCCGATCGACGCGGAAAAACTCGCGCGAATCGAACGGGCCGAGGACTCGCTGCACGATCTGGGCTTTCGCCAGGTGCGCGCCCGCGACCACGGCGGCCTGGTGCGGATCGAAGCCGCGCCGGAGGATTTGCCCAAACTGCTCGACCCCGCCAAGCGGGAAGCCGTCGTCACGGCCATGAAAAGCGCGGGCTACCTCTATGTCTCCCTGGATTTGCAGGGTTACCGGCGCGGCGCGATGAACGAAGCGCTGCCCCCGGCGGAAAACGATGAACCGAAGTGA